A single region of the Triticum dicoccoides isolate Atlit2015 ecotype Zavitan chromosome 2B, WEW_v2.0, whole genome shotgun sequence genome encodes:
- the LOC119361712 gene encoding uncharacterized protein LOC119361712 produces MACLAISLQPVNGPDILLQTRSWFPVSRALAAVSAFRLARLSLARGKQPHASPSASSLDAIGDDPLATGSGQLVVGVESQYRVVYRLVNSIYVLGVTTASDHAAPAVHAFAVADAVNQAVSVLVAACRGVDATPDKVHRKYPEVYLALDLVLHGVGSVRLSQILATIHGDNLARMVNSSPDAEARARGADSWPVLEHLAQDRHAARDGFAAASFELPQETLSAGDEFSASSLAPAAAAATGDEPPPEEAPPIEKDPFAASDMVVSKPEEALVGAFKKNKETALVVADPAAALAGLEVTTLPPAEATKPTFIGVEGFEGDYGGIEFGNEEASLAEAFEGFNAPFGGGLDASEFVTTTKKDHKDKTLTGLEILAMSGGQATNAASSGSPLDSLVTPSKDMTVPELCIVEEINAEFKESVLARVGLKGTIILRTLPPKKAAGRETEFSFRLEGTSGMKRAALQSTVLSSLENGLFHVKTPSKEEPIPIMKYSFLPKHSPLPLRLRLVKRHSGTLLSLMIHYASNPMLPQPLSNVTFIVKLPVDPTLLNVSPKAVLNRSERELRWHISDIPLKGSAGRLRARMPVDQDSKDGELEVVGMVRFAYQGPFTLSGIKLCPAINSTAQFNEVGHTFSSGSYRCI; encoded by the coding sequence ATGGCGTGTCTTGCGATCTCCCTGCAGCCGGTGAACGGCCCGGACATCCTGCTCCAGACGCGCTCCTGGTTCCCGGTCTCgcgcgccctcgccgccgtctccgccttcCGCCTCGCCCGCCTCAGTCTCGCCCGCGGCAAGCAGCCGCACGCCTCCCCCTCCGCCTCCTCCCTCGACGCCATCGGCGACGACCCGCTGGCCACGGGCTCGGGGCAGCTGGTGGTGGGCGTCGAGTCGCAGTACCGCGTCGTCTACCGCCTCGTCAACTCCATCTACGTGCTCGGCGTCACCACCGCCTCCGACCACGCCGCGCCCGCCGTGCACGCCTTCGCCGTCGCCGACGCCGTCAACCAGGCCGTCTCCGTCCTCGTCGCCGCCTGCCGCGGCGTCGACGCCACCCCCGACAAGGTCCACCGCAAGTACCCCGAGGTCTACCTCGCGCTCGACCTCGTCCTCCACGGCGTGGGCTCCGTCCGCCTCTCCCAGATCCTCGCCACCATCCATGGCGACAACCTCGCCCGCATGGTCAACTCCTCCCCCGACGCCGAGGCCCGCGCCCGCGGCGCCGACTCCTGGCCCGTCCTCGAGCACCTCGCGCAGGACCGCCACGCCGCCCGCGACGGCTTCGCCGCCGCCTCCTTCGAGCTCCCCCAGGAGACCCTCTCTGCCGGCGACGAGTTCTCCGCTTCCAGCCTCGCGCCTGCGGCTGCTGCCGCTACTGGGGATGAGCCGCCGCCTGAGGAGGCGCCCCCCATTGAGAAGGACCCCTTTGCGGCCAGCGACATGGTTGTTAGCAAGCCGGAGGAGGCCTTGGTCGGTGCGTTCAAGAAGAACAAGGAGACCGCCCTTGTGGTTGCTGATCCTGCTGCTGCGCTTGCTGGGTTGGAGGTCACCACTTTGCCGCCAGCTGAGGCAACCAAACCAACATTCATCGGTGTCGAGGGATTTGAGGGTGACTACGGTGGAATTGAGTTTGGTAATGAGGAGGCTTCACTGGCTGAGGCATTTGAGGGCTTCAATGCGCCATTTGGGGGTGGGCTGGATGCTTCAGAGTTTGTTACCACAACCAAGAAGGATCACAAGGACAAGACCCTCACTGGTCTTGAGATTCTAGCCATGAGCGGTGGGCAGGCAACGAATGCAGCTTCTTCTGGTTCGCCACTCGACAGCTTGGTAACCCCGAGCAAAGACATGACCGTGCCTGAGTTGTGCATTGTGGAGGAGATCAATGCTGAATTCAAGGAGTCTGTTCTTGCTCGGGTTGGTCTGAAGGGTACAATCATTTTGCGGACGTTACCGCCAAAGAAGGCAGCAGGGAGGGAGACAGAGTTCTCATTCCGGCTTGAGGGCACTTCTGGAATGAAGAGGGCCGCCTTGCAGAGTACCGTGTTGAGCAGCCTCGAGAACGGCCTCTTCCATGTGAAGACACCATCCAAGGAGGAGCCTATCCCCATCATGAAGTACAGCTTCCTGCCCAAGCACTCACCTCTCCCCCTGAGGTTGCGCCTTGTAAAGCGCCACAGTGGTACATTGCTCTCGCTGATGATACACTATGCGTCAAACCCAATGTTGCCGCAGCCACTGAGCAATGTTACATTCATTGTTAAGCTTCCTGTGGATCCGACTCTGCTTAATGTTTCGCCCAAGGCTGTGTTGAACCGTTCAGAGAGGGAGCTCAGGTGGCACATCTCAGACATTCCTCTGAAGGGCTCTGCTGGGCGGTTGAGAGCACGGATGCCTGTAGATCAAGACTCCAAAGATGGTGAACTGGAGGTTGTTGGAATGGTCAGGTTTGCTTACCAAGGGCCATTCACTTTGTCTGGCATCAAGCTCTGCCCAGCCATCAATAGCACTGCCCAGTTTAATGAAGTTGGCCACACCTTCTCAAGCGGGAGCTACCGTTGCATCTGA